In a genomic window of Candidatus Gorgyraea atricola:
- a CDS encoding CvpA family protein produces the protein MPHTRVNWVDILFVILLIRTGYVGLKSGFLPEFFRLLGLFVAFLFSFNNYTSLSRFISIYTRWGGVGLDVVSFLFVFLATLFIFKIIGIFVRVFFSGENLSRPNALVGVTLGLGRGILIAGLIYTLFVNSPFKYLASSARDKSFSGQYIVDVAPFVYEQGIKLCPLKKNNTPLVRMLEHQ, from the coding sequence ATGCCTCATACAAGGGTTAATTGGGTCGACATTCTTTTTGTAATTCTTTTAATCAGAACAGGTTACGTAGGCTTGAAAAGTGGCTTTTTGCCCGAGTTTTTCAGGCTTTTAGGCCTATTCGTAGCGTTTTTATTCTCTTTCAATAATTATACCTCTTTGAGTCGTTTTATATCTATTTATACCAGGTGGGGCGGCGTAGGCCTAGATGTAGTTTCGTTTTTATTCGTATTTTTAGCTACACTCTTCATATTTAAGATAATAGGTATTTTCGTAAGAGTCTTTTTCAGCGGTGAAAATCTTTCAAGGCCAAATGCATTGGTTGGAGTTACACTGGGTCTTGGAAGGGGTATCTTGATAGCAGGGCTTATCTACACCTTATTTGTCAATAGCCCTTTTAAGTATCTGGCCAGCAGCGCACGCGACAAGTCATTTTCAGGACAGTACATTGTAGATGTGGCGCCTTTTGTGTACGAGCAGGGCATAAAGTTATGCCCTTTGAAGAAAAACAATACACCATTAGTTAGGATGCTGGAGCATCAATAA
- a CDS encoding type II secretion system protein — protein MKIKWRRIGFTLTELLIVVIIIGVLATLALPMLVKTLEKAKVGEAISNLNLIRTGQKVYYLEYGQFSDTVGRLNIENPNSAATSYFDYTVEDSDSSDFTARAQRKSDAPSPYSTYYYEIGKNGTVSSEPTPGNPF, from the coding sequence ATGAAGATTAAGTGGCGCAGGATAGGTTTTACGCTTACGGAATTATTGATCGTAGTGATAATAATCGGAGTGCTGGCGACCCTGGCACTTCCGATGCTTGTCAAGACACTTGAAAAGGCAAAGGTCGGAGAGGCGATAAGCAATTTAAATCTCATAAGGACAGGACAAAAAGTCTATTATCTGGAATATGGGCAATTTTCCGATACTGTAGGCCGTTTGAATATAGAAAATCCAAATAGTGCAGCAACTAGCTATTTTGATTATACCGTTGAAGACTCGGATAGTTCTGATTTTACTGCAAGGGCTCAAAGAAAGAGTGACGCCCCATCTCCCTACAGCACGTATTATTATGAAATAGGTAAGAACGGTACAGTTAGTTCCGAACCAACCCCTGGCAACCCCTTTTAA
- the mtaB gene encoding tRNA (N(6)-L-threonylcarbamoyladenosine(37)-C(2))-methylthiotransferase MtaB, which produces MTKKAFYIKTLGCKVNQYESQVIRENFLKQGYIEAENIDEADICVINSCTVTSTSDSKSLRLIRNAIKQGKCVVATGCMVEGAELDLSKFGGVRFIVRNKNKYKIPELIGGPRTSRFAPVRGKQGVGISGLKGHTRVFVKVQDGCDNVCSYCKVRVVRGYSRSRPLKEVLDECTTIIKNGTKEIVLTGICLGAYGRDISTSLSTLINDLCRIKGDWRLRLSSIEPKDVDKDLLKQFQAQKKICRHLHLPFQSGDDHVLKRMRRPYKGSDYLNIVQRIKDAVPDIAISTDIMVGFPGETEKRFKNTMDFLNIVRPMRMHIFPFSKRSGTGAYDFKDQVNSVTKKKREDKLVQLAQVFTNEFTNNLRDKDVEVLVEDKRSRDGHLQGYTGTYIKVYLPGPDTLKGQFVKRKRL; this is translated from the coding sequence ATGACAAAAAAGGCTTTTTACATAAAGACATTGGGTTGCAAGGTCAATCAATATGAGTCGCAAGTGATACGCGAGAATTTTTTGAAGCAGGGCTATATCGAGGCAGAAAATATTGATGAGGCTGATATATGCGTGATTAATAGCTGTACTGTTACTTCTACGAGCGATTCTAAGTCACTCAGGCTGATTCGCAATGCTATTAAGCAGGGTAAATGCGTTGTTGCGACAGGGTGTATGGTGGAGGGCGCTGAGTTAGATTTATCTAAGTTTGGCGGAGTGAGATTTATTGTTAGGAACAAGAATAAGTATAAGATCCCAGAGCTTATAGGGGGACCCCGCACCAGTCGCTTCGCTCCGGTACGGGGCAAGCAAGGGGTGGGGATTTCGGGGTTAAAGGGTCATACCAGGGTTTTTGTGAAGGTTCAGGATGGGTGCGATAATGTTTGTTCGTATTGTAAGGTGAGAGTCGTCAGGGGTTATTCAAGAAGCAGGCCTTTAAAAGAGGTGCTGGATGAATGTACCACTATAATTAAGAATGGCACAAAAGAGATAGTGCTTACAGGGATTTGCCTCGGGGCATATGGAAGAGATATCTCGACAAGTCTATCGACTTTGATAAATGATCTATGCAGAATAAAAGGGGATTGGCGATTGAGATTAAGTTCAATAGAACCAAAGGACGTAGATAAAGATTTATTAAAGCAATTCCAGGCTCAAAAAAAGATCTGCAGGCACTTGCATCTGCCGTTTCAAAGTGGCGATGATCATGTTTTAAAGAGGATGCGCAGGCCGTACAAGGGAAGCGATTATCTCAATATTGTGCAAAGAATAAAAGATGCGGTGCCTGACATTGCAATAAGCACTGATATTATGGTGGGTTTTCCAGGAGAGACTGAAAAGAGATTCAAGAACACAATGGATTTTCTAAACATTGTCAGGCCTATGCGCATGCACATATTTCCATTTTCAAAAAGATCTGGCACAGGGGCGTATGACTTTAAGGACCAAGTAAATAGCGTTACAAAGAAAAAAAGAGAAGATAAGCTAGTACAATTGGCGCAGGTATTTACAAATGAATTTACAAATAATTTGCGGGATAAAGATGTTGAGGTGCTTGTGGAAGACAAGAGATCAAGAGACGGTCATCTGCAAGGCTATACAGGCACCTATATAAAGGTATACCTACCCGGCCCAGACACCCTCAAAGGCCAATTCGTAAAAAGGAAACGCTTGTAA
- a CDS encoding prepilin-type N-terminal cleavage/methylation domain-containing protein: MTKRGFTLLEVLIVVIIIGILAAIALPQYTSTLEKAKSAEALTGLGSLRSSMDRYWYDQMATSAYTQLSGAAGVDSLDVEVDVTTWTYTIDDAGDTDGRDYVIQATKGDFWIDIDEDGNTAKSTNLGGDGTGLSTGS, from the coding sequence ATGACAAAAAGAGGTTTTACCCTTTTAGAGGTTCTTATTGTCGTTATCATCATAGGTATACTTGCTGCGATTGCCTTGCCACAGTATACAAGCACCCTTGAGAAGGCAAAATCAGCCGAAGCCTTAACTGGATTAGGGTCTCTTAGGAGCTCTATGGATCGATATTGGTATGATCAGATGGCTACATCTGCATATACGCAGTTAAGCGGCGCTGCCGGGGTAGATAGTTTAGATGTGGAGGTTGATGTTACAACGTGGACTTATACTATAGATGATGCCGGCGATACAGACGGCAGAGATTATGTTATACAGGCAACTAAAGGTGATTTTTGGATAGATATAGATGAAGACGGGAATACTGCCAAGTCTACGAATTTGGGAGGGGATGGTACTGGGTTAAGTACAGGCAGCTAA
- a CDS encoding prepilin-type N-terminal cleavage/methylation domain-containing protein produces the protein MNNKGFTLTEIIVAVLIIVIASTGLLGAFFGGQQIMERSWHRMQALNFAIEAHEKLRAGYNYNDSEMSVGAHTEADIGTVLKGDLADSDLSAVLTYDVIAEPEPASYKEVAINVSWDERSFE, from the coding sequence ATGAACAATAAAGGTTTTACCCTTACAGAGATCATAGTAGCGGTGCTCATTATAGTCATCGCGTCAACTGGTCTATTGGGAGCGTTTTTTGGAGGGCAACAGATAATGGAGCGTTCATGGCACAGGATGCAGGCGTTGAATTTTGCAATAGAGGCACATGAGAAGTTAAGGGCCGGTTATAATTACAATGATTCTGAAATGTCTGTGGGTGCCCATACAGAGGCAGACATAGGGACTGTTCTAAAAGGAGATCTCGCGGACTCAGATCTGAGCGCAGTTCTTACCTATGATGTAATAGCAGAACCAGAACCAGCAAGCTATAAGGAAGTGGCTATAAATGTCAGCTGGGACGAGAGGAGTTTTGAATAA
- a CDS encoding prepilin-type N-terminal cleavage/methylation domain-containing protein produces the protein MNKKGLTLIEVILSMALLSIIFLAVSSLYVANHRFYLTANDKVNINYELQYAFQHIYENVITGIGDKNNLAVDIQAGNLEFSVRQIDDIDPDAPPTYNDYDDDLDVGYKIDSAAKTLLFDSDDDGVYEESLVPTIDILGTGGLSSFTLEDNVLIIKLTGESKTSVGDTKQRLTMYSACYPRLNAFQ, from the coding sequence TTGAATAAAAAGGGGCTTACCTTAATAGAAGTCATACTGTCAATGGCCCTTTTGAGTATTATATTTCTGGCAGTGTCTTCTTTGTATGTTGCCAATCACAGGTTCTACCTTACTGCAAATGATAAGGTAAACATAAACTATGAATTGCAATACGCCTTTCAGCATATTTATGAGAATGTGATCACTGGGATAGGAGATAAGAATAACCTTGCCGTAGACATACAGGCAGGAAACCTCGAATTTAGTGTTCGGCAGATAGATGATATCGACCCGGACGCGCCGCCCACGTATAACGACTATGATGATGATTTAGATGTAGGCTATAAGATCGACAGCGCTGCCAAGACTCTTTTATTTGACAGTGATGACGATGGCGTTTATGAAGAGTCTCTTGTTCCTACCATTGATATCCTTGGTACTGGCGGGCTGTCCAGTTTTACCTTAGAGGATAATGTGCTCATAATCAAGCTGACAGGCGAATCCAAGACATCAGTGGGAGACACAAAACAGCGCCTGACCATGTACTCTGCCTGCTACCCCCGTCTCAACGCATTCCAATAA
- a CDS encoding RsmE family RNA methyltransferase has product MRFYVSPEFIFSERGLIEIRDKAEIHHIRDVMRLGKGISVVIFDGQGKEYIGGIKDIERDRIIIEIKKTRDLSADAQIDITLYQAIPKKNMDFIIEKAVELGVTTIVPVVTDRTIPQIKNKKIERWRRIAMAASKQCGRVRLPGILDVMRFSDALTASKKTDLVLFAALEEDAAPLNAILKGSRPNSISVFIGPEGDFSEQEIRMAKQENCRICSLGSLVLRVETAAIYILSCLRYEDIL; this is encoded by the coding sequence ATGCGGTTTTATGTTTCTCCTGAATTTATATTTTCTGAAAGAGGCTTGATCGAAATACGGGATAAGGCTGAGATCCATCATATACGCGATGTGATGCGGCTGGGTAAGGGTATCAGTGTGGTTATTTTTGATGGTCAGGGTAAAGAGTATATAGGTGGCATAAAGGATATAGAGAGAGACAGGATAATTATAGAGATCAAAAAGACCAGAGACCTTAGTGCGGACGCTCAGATTGATATTACGCTTTATCAGGCGATTCCAAAGAAAAACATGGATTTTATAATAGAAAAGGCTGTTGAATTAGGCGTTACTACGATTGTACCTGTCGTTACTGACAGGACAATTCCTCAAATAAAGAATAAAAAAATAGAGCGATGGAGGCGGATCGCTATGGCAGCGTCTAAACAGTGCGGTAGAGTAAGATTGCCAGGCATATTGGATGTCATGCGGTTTAGCGATGCCTTAACAGCGTCGAAGAAAACAGATTTAGTGCTTTTTGCTGCACTGGAAGAAGACGCAGCGCCATTAAACGCAATATTAAAAGGATCAAGGCCAAATAGCATATCTGTGTTTATCGGACCAGAAGGCGATTTCAGCGAACAGGAGATTCGTATGGCAAAGCAGGAGAATTGCAGGATCTGTTCTCTTGGGTCATTGGTCTTAAGGGTTGAAACAGCAGCTATCTATATACTCTCATGCTTGAGGTATGAAGATATCCTTTAA